The nucleotide sequence ATATTAATTTATAACACTTTTTTGAGTGATAAATTTCAGTAAGGTTAAATGTTATATTGCAGATTCAAAAGAAGTCAGCTCCCGGAACTGCAAGATTCTTTCACTAAGCTCCTGTTTTGTAACGTGCTGAATTCTCTCGGTCCCGAATTTTTCTACAGTGAAAGAAGCCATTGCGCTACCAACTATAATAGCAGTTTTCATACTTTCAAAGCTGAAATCACCTTTCTTAGTTAGGTAGGAAGCGAATCCACCAGCAAAAGTATCGCCCGCTCCAGTAGGATCAAAAACCTCTTCTAAAGGCAATGCCGGAATTGCAAATACTTTTTCTTCGTGAAATAATAATGCTCCGTGCTCTCCTTTTTTTATAATCACAAACTTAGGACCCATTTCGTGGATTTTCTTTGCCGCCTTTACCAGAGAATATTCTCCGGAAAGTTGTCTTGCTTCTTCGTCATTAATGGTAATTACGTCAGTTTTAGCGATAACTTTCATCAGATTATCCCAGGCAATATCCATCCAAAAATTCATCGTATCAAGAATAACCAATTTTGGCTGCGTTGTCATCCTTTCCAAAACCGAAAGCTGAACAACAGGATCAAGATTTCCTAATAACAGAACATCAGCATCAGCAGAATGTTCAGGAACTTTTGGGTCAAAATCTGCCAAAACGTTTAGTTCTGTCACCAAAGTATCTCTGGAGTTAAGATCATTATGATATTTCCCACTCCAGAAAAAGGTCTTACCATCTTTCACCATTTCTACGCCATCTACATTGATATTTTTAGAAGTCATCATATCCAAATATTCCTGAGGAAAATCGCCGCCAATGACCGACACTAAACTCACTTCAGTTTCCAAAGCAGAAGCCGCCAAGCCAATAAAAGTGGCTGCACCTCCAAGAATTTTATCCGTTTTTCCAAATGGTGTTTCAATGGCATCAAATGCTACAGTTCCTACTGCTAATAATTTCATTTTTATTTGTTTTTGTCCGATGTCCGATGATGGATGTCGGAAGTATTAATATTTTATAATTTTATTTTGCGAAGTGAAAGTCTTCTTAACTCTGACTTCTAACTTATTTTTTCCACTCAAAAGAATCTATAAGGTGCAAAAGATCCTTTTTTACATAATCTATAGCTGGGGCAAGTGAGTCTGGGCGCGGACGGGAATTGAAATAGAGGTTACCCGTTACAAAATGTCTTGTACTGTCTGTAACAAAAAACTGGATATTTGATGCAGTTTGACCTTTCAGCTCATAGAAATTACCGTAAACTTTCTTTTCCGGATATTGGAAAGACTTGGTATCAATGGAACTTGCTTTTATAGTATGTTCATAAACCATTTTTTCTACTTCCCTCACGTGGAGTTGAAAATCATTTTTTATAGGGAAATATGTAATGAAAACTTTGGCCTTCATTTTGGGATAATTGATGTAATACCAGCAATTTTCCTTAGCATTTTCTACTCTTGAATAATCCGAATAATCAAAAGAATAATTACAAGGTGAGTTGAATCTGAGATATTTCGGGTTTGGGTATTCCAGTCGCAGATCTCCTTTTGGCTTCGGAACAGCTTCCTTACCGCAAGAAAACAAGGTTAATCCAATAAAAATTCTAAACAGATTTTTTAACATCCGGCAAAAATAACAATTACAATTGACACTAAGAATTTTGATTCCCAAATTTTTGTTAAGAATGATTGATTTACAGAGAAATGTGTGATTTAAGTTTGTATTGATTATTAAATTCCCGTAGATTTGGGAGATTTCGCTGATTATTGTTTATATAATTGGACAAGTCTCCGACGCCGCTCAGACTGACAAAATTTATTATTAAAATTAGCGTTAACGATGTCACACTGAGCAGAATCGAAGTGCATTTATAAAGATAATATTTGAAATTGAATTGCACGCAGCCCGACTTGAGCGGAAATCCTTTTTACGCAGCGTAGCGGAGTGAAAAGATTGACTTCGTCGAACCTAAAGGTTTGGGAGCGGAAGGCGGATTAAGCTGCCCAAACCTAATAAAGTGGTTCGACTTTGTCAAATTATCTTAATCTGTTTTAAAATGCGTTAAAATTGAAGTTTAATCTTGTGAAATTAAAATATTTGTAACCTTTTTGATGTTCTCATCGTATAATATAATGCAACCTAATAGAATGAGGTTTTTATAATGAGACAATTAAAAATTACAAAACAGGTTACCAACAGGGAAACCGCATCACTAGACAAGTATCTGCAAGAGATTGGAAAAGTTGAATTGATTACCGCCGATGAGGAGGTAGATTTGGCTCAGAGAATCCGTGCCGGAGACAGAGCTGCGCTTGAAAAACTGATCAAAGCTAACTTACGTTTCGTGGTTTCGGTTTCTAAGCAATATCAAAATCAAGGACTTTCTCTTCCCGATTTGATCAACGAAGGAAATCTTGGTCTGATGAAAGCGGCGAAAAGATATGATGAAACAAGAGGTTTCAAATTCATCTCGTATGCTGTTTGGTGGATTCGTCAATCGATTTTGCAGGCTTTGGCTGAGCAATCGAGAATTGTAAGATTACCTTTGAACAAAATTGGTTCTATCAACAAAATCAATAAAGCTTATGCTCACCTGGAGCAAGAGAACGAAAGACCACCTTCTCCGGAAGAATTGGCAGAAGTTCTGGATATGAGCGAGGAAGACATCAAGGAATCGATGAAAAACAGTGGCCGTCATCTTTCTATGGATGCGCCGCTTGTGGAAGGTGAAGATTCTAACCTTTATGACGTTTTGCGTTCGGGAGAATCTCCAAGTCCGGATAAAGACCTGATGTTAGAATCTCTACAAATCGAAATTGAAAGAGCACTTTGCACGTTGACGCCTAGAGAAGCAGATTTGGTAAGATTATATTTCGGGTTAAACGGAAAACATCCAATGACTTTGGAAGAAATCGGGGAAACTTTTGACCTAACGAGAGAAAGAGTTAGACAAATTAAGGAAAAAGCCATCAAAAGATTGAAACACAACTCCAGAAGTAAGATTTTGAAATCTTATCTTGGTAAATAAAATTTTCATTCTTGGAATGATATGAAAGCAAGACTTTTTGGTCTTGCTTTTTTTGTTTTAATAATTAACTTTGTTTAACAAGGTAATCAATTCAAAATATGATTAAGAAAATCAAAAGAGATATTTGCATCATTAAATACAGATCACTCCCACTTTCAGAATATGAAAAGGAAACTGATTCTGATGTCTATCATTCCCCCGATATTCAATCTGTCTATTGGCTAAAACTCGAAAGTGATTCTTCTAAAAATTTAACCAAACAATTTTTGAAACTGATCAATGGTTTAGGTATTGAGGATTTAATTATTCTAGGGGAAATCAACAAACCTTGGATTTCTAAATTAACTTCGACTAGAAAAGATTATAAACCACTTATTAAAACGCTTGAATATTTCAAATCTAAAAAATTAACAACAAAATTTAATGGTGGATTACAAATAGATGTTCAAGAATTAAAATCTTTCTTTCCTCATTTTTATATGATAACAAGGTGTGATGGTGGATTTTTTGATTTTCATATTATTGATAAAAATCAAAATATAATTTTTTATTTGCATTATTCTGGTGAGATAAAAATTATGCCTCTAAATAAAAAATTTGATGTAAAAGTTTTGAAAGAAATAAAAAATACAGATTTTATTGATTCTATGAGAGCAAATTCAAATAGACTTTAAACAATAATGAAAATCTCAATCATCGGTGGCGGAATTGGCGGTTTGACTTTGGGAAATTTTCTAAAGCAACACAACATCGATTTCAAAATTTATGAAAGTGCGCCAGAAATCAAAGCTGTGGGAGCTGGAATCGCAATGGCAGGCAATGCAATGCAAATTTTTGACAAACTTGGTTTGAAAGAGAAAATCGAAAAGGCTGGAACTAAAATGCAAGCTTTGATCATAACTGATGAAAAACTGAAAACCATTTCTAAAACGGATGTTTTGAAATTGGGAAACAAATACAAAGTTTGCAACATTGCCATTCACAGAGCAGATTTACAAAAAATTCTCAGTGAAAATATTTCGGAACATATCATTCTTAATAAACAACTTTCGACAATTGAGAAAAAAGAAAACTATCATTTAACTTTTGGAGACAAAACAGAAATCGAAAGCGAAATAGTTTTCGGAGCTGATGGCGTAAAATCTTTGGTTCGGAATCAGATTCTAAAATCCGGAGAAATCCGAAATGCTGGTCAAAAATGCTGGCGCGGAATTCTACAAACCGAAATCCCAGAAAAATACAGCCACAACGCTTACGAAATGTGGGGAAAAGGGAAACGTTTCGGCTTTGTAAAACTTTCTGAAAATATTTTATATTGGTACGCTTTGGTGAATGAGAAATTCTATTCTGATGATATTGATTTATTGGAAACGTTTCGGGAATTTCATCCTGATATTTTGGAAATGATTGCTGAAACTGCTAAACAAAATATTATCCTAAATGACATTATCGACATCCAACCGATGGACAATTGGTGTACAGAAAATCTTTGTCTGATTGGTGATGCTGCCCACGCCACGACGCCCAATATGGGACAAGGCGGTTGCCAAGCGGTAGAAGATGCCTACGTCATTGCAAAATTATCAGAAACTGAAAAAGACTGGAACAAAGTTTTTTCTCAATTTGAAAAAATCAGGAAAGAAAAAGTTCATCACATTGTAAATACGAGTTGGACGCTAGGGAAAGTGGCGCAATGGGAGAATTTTACAAGTATTAGGAATTCTATTTTCAGAGTGATTCCTGAATCTGCCAATCAGAAACAAATGGAGAAAATTCTAAAACTGGAACTGTAGAATTATTGCTCAACTTCTTTCTTAAGGCTTTCTATTAGATTTTCCAGCTCAGCAATTTTATCTTTCAGGTTTTTGATATCATTTTTATTGCTTGTCACTTTGCTTTTCAGCATTACTGTTCTGGCACGCTCGCTGTGGTCTTCATCATCTTCATCTTCACTTATTTCCTCCACATCTTCCTGAATTTCGTCAATATCTTCTTGGATTTCTTCTACATCTTCCTGAATTTCTTCAATATCTTCCTGAATCTCATCAATATCTTCTTGGATCTCATTGACATCTTCTTTCAAATCCTCAATATGTTCAGAACTTTTATTCACAGACATCTGAATAAAAATGGCCAGATAGATCGCCTCCAATGAAACGACAGTCGTAAGAACCAGCAACATTTGCTCAAATTCAACAATATTGAAAATAGGCAATGCAAAACAAATAATGAAAAAAATAGTATGGAAAACCAGCGACTGAATAGAACCTACCCACCAAATGATTCCGTTGGCTACTTTTTCTAAGGCAGATAGTTTTTTTTCATTTTCTTTAGTCAGTCTCATTCCTATAATTTTTATAAAAATACACTTTTTTGTACGAAATGTCAAAATTAACTGATAACGATGAAAAATTCTGCCTAATTGTCAATGCCCAAGGATTGGCAGAAAAATTGAGAAACAGAAGCTATAAAATTATCAATAATGGACGAAAACAAAGATATACACGAAGAAAATCTGGACACGAACTCACAGAACACTGCGAAGATTGAACAGGAAAATCAGGAAAATGTGTCACAAAAGCCTACTGCGGAAGAACTTTTGGCAGAAGAAAAAGACAGATATATCCGTTTATATGCAGAGTTTGAAAATTACAAAAAAAGAACTCTGAAAGAAAAAAATGAATTTTACCTTTATGCTTCAAAAGATCTGATGACTTCTATGTTAGGCATTTTGGACGATTTTGAAAGAGCTTTGAAAGAAATCGCTAAAAACGGAAACGAATCCGACCTTAAAGGCGTAGAGTTGATTTATCAGAAATTCAGAAACAAATTGATAGAGAAAGGTCTTAAACCAATTGATGTGAATGTTGGAGACGATTTTAATGTAGATTTTCACGAGGCTATTACGCAGATTCCTTCACCAACTCCAGAATTGAAGGGCAAGATTGTAGATGTGATAGAAACCGGTTATCAGCTTCACGACAAAGTCATTCGTTTTGCTAAAGTAGTAACCGGAAAGTAAACATTATGAATGTTAAGAAATAATTATTAAATGATTTTTTCATTTTAAATATTCATTACCATTCCTCAACTATCAATGATTAATTACGAATTATGTCAAAACGCGATTATTACGAAGTTTTAGAAATATCCAAATCGGCCAGCGTAGAAGAAATCAAGAAAGCCTACAGAAAAATGGCAATCAAATATCACCCGGATAAAAATCCTGGCGATAAGGAAGCAGAAGAAAAATTTAAAGAAGCGGCAGAAGCCTATGAAGTGCTGAGCGACGATAACAAGAAAGCCCGGTATGACCAGTTCGGACACGCCGGAATGGGCGGTGCAGCTGGCGGTGGTGGATTTGGCGGCTTTGGCGGCGGAATGAATATGGAAGACATTTTCAGTCAGTTTGGCGATATTTTCGGAGGACATTTCAATGGCGGATTTGGCGGTGGTCAGAGACAGCAGCAGGCACGTGGTTCCAATCTGAGAATCCGCATCAAGTTGAATCTTGAAGAGATGATCAACGGAACTCAGAAAACCGTTAAGGTCAAGAAGATGAAACTGGCTGCTGGTGTTACTTCTAAAACGTGTCCTACATGTGGCGGAAGTGGTGTTCAAGTCAAAGTTATGAATACGATGTTCGGACAGATGCAGACGCAAACCACTTGTGGAACATGTCAAGGTATCGGAAAAGTAGCAGACAAAATCCCTTCCGGAGCCAATGCACAAGGTCTTGTAAAAGAAGAGGAAGAAGTTACCATCAATATTCCTGCGGGCGCCAGAGACGGCATCCAGCTTAATGTTAGAGGAAAAGG is from Epilithonimonas vandammei and encodes:
- the dnaJ gene encoding molecular chaperone DnaJ, translated to MSKRDYYEVLEISKSASVEEIKKAYRKMAIKYHPDKNPGDKEAEEKFKEAAEAYEVLSDDNKKARYDQFGHAGMGGAAGGGGFGGFGGGMNMEDIFSQFGDIFGGHFNGGFGGGQRQQQARGSNLRIRIKLNLEEMINGTQKTVKVKKMKLAAGVTSKTCPTCGGSGVQVKVMNTMFGQMQTQTTCGTCQGIGKVADKIPSGANAQGLVKEEEEVTINIPAGARDGIQLNVRGKGNDAPLGGTPGDLLVVVEEEVDKAIKREGDNLHQELYISFAEAALGTTKEINVVGGKVKIKIDEGTQSGKILRLAGKGLPNIEGYGGKGDMFVHINVWTPQKLTKEQKEFFQSQLQNGDMNAEPTGKEKTFFEKVKDMFN
- a CDS encoding FAD-dependent monooxygenase; this translates as MKISIIGGGIGGLTLGNFLKQHNIDFKIYESAPEIKAVGAGIAMAGNAMQIFDKLGLKEKIEKAGTKMQALIITDEKLKTISKTDVLKLGNKYKVCNIAIHRADLQKILSENISEHIILNKQLSTIEKKENYHLTFGDKTEIESEIVFGADGVKSLVRNQILKSGEIRNAGQKCWRGILQTEIPEKYSHNAYEMWGKGKRFGFVKLSENILYWYALVNEKFYSDDIDLLETFREFHPDILEMIAETAKQNIILNDIIDIQPMDNWCTENLCLIGDAAHATTPNMGQGGCQAVEDAYVIAKLSETEKDWNKVFSQFEKIRKEKVHHIVNTSWTLGKVAQWENFTSIRNSIFRVIPESANQKQMEKILKLEL
- a CDS encoding sigma-70 family RNA polymerase sigma factor, with translation MRQLKITKQVTNRETASLDKYLQEIGKVELITADEEVDLAQRIRAGDRAALEKLIKANLRFVVSVSKQYQNQGLSLPDLINEGNLGLMKAAKRYDETRGFKFISYAVWWIRQSILQALAEQSRIVRLPLNKIGSINKINKAYAHLEQENERPPSPEELAEVLDMSEEDIKESMKNSGRHLSMDAPLVEGEDSNLYDVLRSGESPSPDKDLMLESLQIEIERALCTLTPREADLVRLYFGLNGKHPMTLEEIGETFDLTRERVRQIKEKAIKRLKHNSRSKILKSYLGK
- a CDS encoding DUF1003 domain-containing protein gives rise to the protein MRLTKENEKKLSALEKVANGIIWWVGSIQSLVFHTIFFIICFALPIFNIVEFEQMLLVLTTVVSLEAIYLAIFIQMSVNKSSEHIEDLKEDVNEIQEDIDEIQEDIEEIQEDVEEIQEDIDEIQEDVEEISEDEDDEDHSERARTVMLKSKVTSNKNDIKNLKDKIAELENLIESLKKEVEQ
- a CDS encoding nucleotide exchange factor GrpE: MDENKDIHEENLDTNSQNTAKIEQENQENVSQKPTAEELLAEEKDRYIRLYAEFENYKKRTLKEKNEFYLYASKDLMTSMLGILDDFERALKEIAKNGNESDLKGVELIYQKFRNKLIEKGLKPIDVNVGDDFNVDFHEAITQIPSPTPELKGKIVDVIETGYQLHDKVIRFAKVVTGK
- the gldD gene encoding gliding motility lipoprotein GldD, producing the protein MLKNLFRIFIGLTLFSCGKEAVPKPKGDLRLEYPNPKYLRFNSPCNYSFDYSDYSRVENAKENCWYYINYPKMKAKVFITYFPIKNDFQLHVREVEKMVYEHTIKASSIDTKSFQYPEKKVYGNFYELKGQTASNIQFFVTDSTRHFVTGNLYFNSRPRPDSLAPAIDYVKKDLLHLIDSFEWKK
- a CDS encoding PfkB family carbohydrate kinase, encoding MKLLAVGTVAFDAIETPFGKTDKILGGAATFIGLAASALETEVSLVSVIGGDFPQEYLDMMTSKNINVDGVEMVKDGKTFFWSGKYHNDLNSRDTLVTELNVLADFDPKVPEHSADADVLLLGNLDPVVQLSVLERMTTQPKLVILDTMNFWMDIAWDNLMKVIAKTDVITINDEEARQLSGEYSLVKAAKKIHEMGPKFVIIKKGEHGALLFHEEKVFAIPALPLEEVFDPTGAGDTFAGGFASYLTKKGDFSFESMKTAIIVGSAMASFTVEKFGTERIQHVTKQELSERILQFRELTSFESAI